From Alphaproteobacteria bacterium, one genomic window encodes:
- a CDS encoding MaoC family dehydratase, which yields MAGLYYEQFEIGMEFNHPLTRTVTEMDNIMFCAMTHNPQPLHLDEEFAKQTEFGQRIVNSLFTLGLVVGITVGDTTLGTTLGNLGMTDVRFANPVFHGDTIRALTRIQAMRESKSRPRDGIVTFEHFGFNQRDQEIAYCVRTGLIMKQPS from the coding sequence ATGGCAGGCCTTTATTACGAGCAATTCGAAATCGGCATGGAGTTCAATCACCCGCTGACCCGCACGGTGACGGAGATGGACAACATCATGTTCTGCGCCATGACCCACAACCCGCAACCGCTGCATTTGGACGAGGAGTTCGCCAAGCAGACCGAATTCGGACAACGCATCGTCAACAGCCTGTTCACGCTGGGCCTGGTGGTCGGCATTACCGTCGGCGACACCACGTTGGGCACTACGCTGGGCAATCTCGGCATGACCGACGTGCGCTTCGCCAATCCCGTCTTTCACGGCGACACCATCCGGGCGCTGACGCGCATCCAGGCCATGCGCGAGAGCAAATCGCGGCCTCGTGACGGCATCGTCACGTTCGAGCATTTCGGCTTCAACCAGCGGGACCAGGAAATCGCCTATTGCGTCCGCACCGGTCTCATCATGAAACAGCCGTCATGA
- a CDS encoding MBL fold metallo-hydrolase, whose amino-acid sequence MQPLAFADITVDRLVEAEGPGFAPAYLLPDSELEAIKAEGDWLEPHFYDPARERLIQSQHTFVVRTRHHTILVDTCVGNDKERPSSKPWHHMRTPYLENLGALGVAPEAVDFVLCTHLHVDHVGWNTRLENGRWVPTFANAKYLFHQVELAYWEEHGDYLGPGTGASDGFYEDSVLPVMAAGQGVKVAGDHAIDDNLHLEALPGHSPGHVVMHLDGGSERAVFSGDMLHHPIQVAHPDWNSRFCWDPEMSAAARAAFVERHCDSGTTILAAHFAAPTAGRIVSAGPRRRFQV is encoded by the coding sequence ATGCAGCCGCTGGCCTTTGCCGACATTACAGTCGACCGCCTGGTCGAGGCCGAGGGGCCGGGGTTCGCGCCGGCCTATCTGCTGCCCGATTCGGAGCTGGAAGCGATCAAGGCCGAAGGCGATTGGCTGGAGCCCCATTTCTACGACCCCGCCCGCGAGCGCCTGATCCAAAGCCAGCACACCTTCGTCGTGCGCACGCGCCACCACACCATCCTGGTCGACACCTGCGTCGGCAACGACAAGGAACGGCCGTCGTCCAAGCCCTGGCACCACATGCGGACGCCCTATCTGGAAAATCTGGGGGCGCTCGGCGTGGCACCCGAGGCTGTCGATTTCGTGCTTTGCACCCACCTTCACGTCGACCACGTGGGCTGGAACACGCGGCTCGAGAACGGTCGCTGGGTGCCCACCTTCGCCAATGCCAAATACCTCTTCCACCAGGTCGAGTTGGCCTACTGGGAGGAACACGGCGATTATCTGGGCCCGGGCACCGGGGCCAGCGACGGCTTTTACGAGGACAGCGTGCTGCCGGTGATGGCGGCCGGGCAGGGGGTCAAGGTGGCCGGCGACCACGCCATCGACGACAATCTCCACCTCGAGGCGTTGCCGGGCCATTCGCCGGGCCACGTGGTCATGCACCTGGACGGCGGCTCCGAGCGGGCCGTTTTCAGCGGCGACATGCTGCACCATCCCATCCAGGTGGCCCATCCCGATTGGAACAGCCGCTTTTGCTGGGATCCCGAGATGTCGGCCGCCGCCCGTGCTGCCTTCGTCGAGCGCCATTGCGACAGCGGCACCACCATCCTGGCCGCCCACTTCGCCGCGCCCACGGCGGGCCGCATCGTCAGCGCTGGTCCGCGGCGGCGCTTCCAGGTCTGA
- a CDS encoding four-carbon acid sugar kinase family protein, translating into MYLGCIADDSTGATDLANTLVKQGLRTIQLIGVPAAGRAIPDAEAVVVALKSRTAPPDQAVGESLSAMNWLRAGGAEQIFFKYCSTFDSTPAGNIGPVADALLAELGSDFSIACPAFPTVGRTIYQGLLFVGPVLLNESGMQDHPLTPMTDADLVRVLERQTEGAVGLVNYGEVDAGPAAIRAAFDRLRHEGKRYAIVDALSDRHLFDIGAASADLALVTGGSGLAMGLPQNFRAPGDLAAGNAAALPPAGGHGAVISGSCSLATLAQVAHFRDQGGPVFVIDPLAIAAGEDVAAAALGWAEGRLADGPLLVAAGAPAEAVARVQAELGRQRAGELVEGVLADIARGLVELGVHRLVVAGGETAGAALAALEVAGLRIGGEIDPGVPWTRSLDHDDLFLALKSGNFGGPDFFLKAFEVLG; encoded by the coding sequence ATGTACCTGGGTTGCATTGCCGACGACTCGACCGGAGCCACCGACCTTGCCAATACCCTGGTCAAACAAGGCCTGCGCACCATCCAGCTGATCGGCGTGCCGGCTGCCGGACGGGCCATACCGGACGCCGAGGCCGTGGTGGTGGCGCTGAAATCGCGCACCGCGCCGCCGGACCAGGCGGTCGGCGAATCGCTCTCGGCCATGAACTGGCTGCGGGCGGGCGGGGCGGAACAGATCTTCTTCAAGTACTGCTCGACCTTCGATTCCACGCCTGCCGGCAACATCGGTCCGGTGGCCGACGCTTTGTTGGCCGAACTCGGTTCCGACTTCTCCATTGCCTGCCCGGCCTTTCCCACCGTTGGGCGCACCATCTACCAGGGGTTGCTTTTCGTGGGTCCGGTGCTGCTCAACGAATCGGGCATGCAGGACCATCCCCTGACGCCCATGACCGACGCCGACTTGGTGCGGGTGCTGGAACGCCAAACCGAGGGCGCGGTGGGGCTGGTGAATTACGGCGAGGTCGATGCGGGCCCCGCAGCCATCCGGGCTGCCTTCGATCGCCTGCGCCACGAGGGCAAGCGCTACGCCATCGTCGATGCCCTCAGCGACCGCCATCTTTTCGACATCGGCGCGGCCTCGGCCGACTTGGCCCTGGTCACCGGCGGCTCGGGCCTGGCCATGGGCTTGCCGCAGAACTTCCGCGCCCCGGGGGATTTGGCGGCCGGCAACGCGGCGGCGCTACCGCCGGCGGGCGGCCATGGCGCGGTGATATCGGGAAGCTGCTCGTTGGCCACGCTCGCCCAGGTGGCCCATTTTCGCGACCAGGGCGGGCCTGTCTTCGTGATCGATCCGCTGGCCATCGCGGCCGGCGAGGACGTGGCGGCGGCGGCCCTGGGTTGGGCCGAAGGGCGGCTCGCAGATGGGCCTCTGTTGGTGGCGGCCGGTGCCCCGGCCGAGGCCGTGGCCCGGGTGCAGGCGGAGCTCGGCCGGCAGCGCGCCGGCGAACTGGTCGAGGGCGTACTGGCCGACATTGCCCGGGGGCTGGTCGAGCTGGGCGTCCACCGCCTGGTGGTGGCCGGCGGCGAGACCGCCGGGGCGGCCCTGGCGGCGCTGGAAGTCGCAGGCCTGCGGATCGGCGGCGAGATCGATCCCGGCGTGCCCTGGACCCGGAGCCTCGATCACGACGATCTTTTTCTCGCCCTCAAGTCGGGCAATTTCGGCGGCCCGGATTTCTTCCTCAAGGCCTTCGAGGTGTTGGGTTAG
- a CDS encoding hydroxypyruvate isomerase family protein, with product MPKLAANVSLLFTEHDFLDRFAAAAEAGFKGVEFLFPYDWPAADIAERLAEHGLRQVLFNLPPGDFEAGERGFGALPGREADFRAGLELALDYAEALKCPHLHVMAGKIPAGAEDADLAEMEATFVANLRKAAELGAKRGVRPLVEPLNVRDQPGYFLSRLDHARRLIEAVGSDNLGLQFDLYHTQIMEGDVARNISAYWDLIRHFQIAGVPERHEPDLGESNHRFLLDHIDGLGYEGWVGAEYRPRQGTLAGLGWARDYLG from the coding sequence ATGCCCAAACTGGCCGCCAACGTCAGCCTGTTGTTTACCGAACACGACTTTCTTGATCGCTTCGCGGCGGCAGCAGAGGCTGGATTCAAGGGCGTCGAATTCCTCTTCCCCTATGACTGGCCGGCGGCCGACATTGCCGAACGCCTGGCCGAGCACGGCCTGCGCCAGGTGCTCTTCAACCTGCCGCCCGGTGACTTCGAGGCCGGCGAGCGCGGCTTTGGTGCCCTGCCGGGCCGGGAGGCCGATTTCCGGGCCGGCCTGGAGTTGGCGCTCGACTATGCCGAGGCGCTGAAGTGTCCCCATCTTCACGTCATGGCGGGCAAAATCCCCGCCGGGGCCGAAGACGCCGACTTGGCCGAAATGGAAGCCACCTTTGTCGCCAATTTGCGCAAGGCGGCGGAGCTGGGGGCCAAGCGCGGCGTGCGGCCGCTGGTCGAGCCGCTCAACGTCCGCGACCAGCCGGGCTATTTCCTCAGCCGCCTGGACCATGCCCGGCGCCTCATCGAGGCCGTGGGCAGCGACAACTTGGGGCTCCAGTTCGATCTCTACCACACCCAGATCATGGAAGGCGACGTGGCCCGCAACATCAGCGCCTATTGGGACCTGATCCGCCACTTCCAGATCGCCGGGGTGCCCGAACGCCATGAGCCGGACTTGGGCGAGAGCAATCACCGTTTCCTGCTCGACCACATCGACGGGCTGGGCTACGAGGGCTGGGTCGGTGCCGAATACCGGCCGCGACAGGGCACGCTCGCTGGTCTCGGCTGGGCCCGGGACTATCTTGGCTGA
- the arfB gene encoding alternative ribosome rescue aminoacyl-tRNA hydrolase ArfB: MITITDSIAIAEHEIEESFVRASGPGGQNVNKVATAVQLRFDLRHSPSLPAEVRARAEGLAGRRLTKEGVIVITAARYRTQERNRADALARLVALLQRAAEPPRPRHPTRPSHASRRRRQDAKIRQSTLKRRRATPSEDD; encoded by the coding sequence ATGATCACCATCACCGACAGCATCGCCATTGCCGAGCACGAGATCGAGGAGAGCTTCGTGCGCGCCTCGGGCCCGGGCGGGCAGAACGTCAATAAGGTGGCGACGGCGGTGCAACTGCGTTTCGATCTGCGTCATTCGCCCTCGCTGCCGGCCGAGGTGCGGGCCCGGGCCGAGGGCCTGGCCGGCCGGCGCCTGACCAAGGAGGGCGTCATCGTCATCACGGCGGCGCGCTACCGCACCCAGGAACGTAACCGCGCCGACGCCCTGGCGCGCCTGGTGGCGCTTCTCCAGCGCGCCGCCGAGCCGCCGCGGCCCCGCCACCCCACGCGTCCCAGCCACGCCTCGCGCCGCCGCCGCCAGGACGCCAAGATCCGCCAAAGCACCCTCAAGCGCCGCCGCGCCACCCCGTCGGAGGATGACTGA
- a CDS encoding CoA ester lyase, translated as MIIRSWLFVPGDSERKLEKARGNEADALILDLEDAVADDRQEIARDMVQAYLKAEPDRARQQLWVRINPLDGDMALPDLAAVMPGAPDGIVLPKTYSAADVNALDHYLAALETREGLEQGATKIHCVATETAASLLTFHTYLEGLTPRLVAMTWGGEDLAAALGASDNRNPASGDYDDPYLLAKSLCLATARAIGAQPVGVVFVDFRDLEGLEAECLRDRRAGFVGKIAIHPAQAEVINRAFTPSADEIAQARRVVEAFEQNPGLGTVGLDGKMLDMPHLKQARHVLAMAAEIEGAS; from the coding sequence ATGATCATCCGCTCCTGGCTGTTTGTGCCCGGCGACAGCGAACGCAAGCTGGAGAAGGCGCGCGGAAACGAAGCCGATGCGCTGATCCTCGACCTCGAGGACGCCGTCGCCGACGACCGCCAAGAGATCGCCCGCGACATGGTTCAGGCCTATCTCAAGGCCGAACCTGATCGCGCGCGCCAGCAGCTTTGGGTGCGCATCAATCCGCTCGATGGCGATATGGCGCTTCCCGACCTGGCGGCGGTGATGCCGGGGGCGCCCGACGGCATCGTGCTGCCAAAGACCTATTCGGCGGCCGACGTCAACGCGCTCGACCACTACCTCGCGGCCCTGGAGACCCGCGAGGGCCTGGAGCAAGGCGCCACCAAGATCCACTGCGTGGCAACCGAGACCGCGGCCTCGCTGCTCACCTTCCATACCTACCTGGAGGGCCTGACCCCGCGCCTGGTGGCCATGACCTGGGGCGGAGAAGACCTGGCCGCCGCCCTTGGCGCCAGCGACAACCGCAACCCCGCGAGCGGCGATTACGACGACCCCTATCTGCTGGCCAAGTCTCTCTGCCTGGCCACGGCGCGGGCCATCGGGGCCCAGCCGGTGGGCGTGGTGTTCGTCGACTTCCGCGACCTCGAGGGCCTGGAGGCGGAATGCCTGCGCGACCGGCGCGCCGGCTTTGTCGGCAAGATCGCCATCCATCCGGCCCAGGCGGAAGTGATCAACCGGGCTTTCACGCCCTCAGCCGACGAGATCGCCCAGGCCCGGCGCGTGGTCGAAGCGTTCGAGCAGAACCCCGGCCTCGGCACCGTCGGTCTGGACGGCAAGATGCTTGACATGCCGCACCTCAAGCAGGCCCGCCACGTGCTGGCCATGGCAGCCGAGATCGAGGGCGCGTCCTAA
- a CDS encoding multidrug effflux MFS transporter, with product MASDDKGPRLGFAEFVALTAATISLVALSIDAMLPALPEIGLDLKVADPNQSQLVVTALLLGMALGQLIYGPLSDSLGRRPPIHVGMVLFLSGCLICIVAPNLPLVLAGRFLQGLGVAGPRVVMVAVVRDQYSGRAMARVMSFVMAVFILVPAIAPILGQGILLLADWRGIFWGFLAWALIVWCWFSARQPETLEPERRSPVSARRLAAALKEILSNRVALGYTLVAGMVFAGFLGYLNSAPQLFQQHYGLGPLFPFYFGAIALAIGAATLLNARLVMRLGMRRLSRSGLIAFSIVTGIFLVIVLLFGDPPLWAAMAYFMIAFFFLGLVFGNINALAMEPLGHIAGLGAAVVGSLSSLISVPLGMLVGQAYDDTLLPLVGGFAVFGAAALLIIWWTERGRGH from the coding sequence ATGGCTTCTGACGACAAAGGGCCGAGGCTCGGCTTTGCTGAGTTCGTGGCGCTGACGGCGGCCACCATATCGCTGGTGGCGCTGTCGATCGACGCCATGCTGCCGGCCTTACCGGAGATCGGCCTTGACCTCAAGGTGGCGGACCCCAACCAGAGCCAATTGGTGGTGACGGCGCTGCTGCTGGGTATGGCGCTGGGGCAGCTGATCTACGGCCCGCTTTCCGACAGCCTGGGCCGGCGGCCGCCCATCCACGTCGGCATGGTGCTGTTCCTGAGCGGCTGCCTGATCTGTATCGTGGCGCCCAACTTGCCGCTGGTGCTGGCCGGGCGCTTTTTGCAGGGCCTCGGTGTCGCCGGCCCCCGCGTGGTCATGGTGGCGGTGGTACGCGACCAGTACTCGGGCCGCGCCATGGCCCGGGTGATGTCGTTCGTCATGGCCGTCTTCATCCTGGTGCCGGCGATAGCGCCGATACTGGGCCAGGGCATTCTTTTGCTCGCCGACTGGCGCGGCATTTTCTGGGGCTTTCTGGCCTGGGCCCTGATCGTCTGGTGCTGGTTCTCGGCCCGCCAGCCCGAGACCCTGGAGCCCGAGCGGCGTTCGCCGGTGTCGGCCCGGCGCCTGGCGGCAGCGCTCAAGGAAATTCTCAGCAACCGGGTGGCGCTGGGCTACACCCTGGTGGCCGGCATGGTCTTCGCCGGCTTCCTCGGTTATCTCAATTCGGCGCCCCAGCTCTTTCAGCAGCACTACGGTTTGGGGCCGCTGTTTCCCTTCTACTTCGGCGCCATCGCCCTGGCCATCGGCGCCGCCACGCTCTTGAATGCCCGCCTGGTGATGCGCCTGGGCATGCGGCGGCTGAGCCGCAGCGGACTGATCGCCTTCAGCATCGTCACGGGGATTTTTCTGGTGATCGTGCTGCTGTTCGGCGATCCGCCGCTGTGGGCGGCCATGGCCTATTTCATGATCGCCTTTTTCTTCCTGGGCCTGGTCTTCGGCAACATCAATGCGCTCGCCATGGAGCCCTTGGGCCACATCGCCGGCCTGGGCGCCGCCGTGGTGGGCTCGCTTTCGTCGCTGATCTCGGTGCCGCTGGGCATGCTGGTGGGCCAAGCCTACGACGACACGCTGCTGCCGCTGGTGGGCGGCTTCGCGGTTTTCGGCGCGGCGGCGCTGCTCATCATCTGGTGGACCGAGCGCGGGCGCGGTCACTGA